One segment of Micromonospora parathelypteridis DNA contains the following:
- a CDS encoding monooxygenase, whose protein sequence is MSERSERTSRHSSAAPELVTLHVWRTARGALPRALTRMAVDPRRLRALPGVRFGKLLGTGTGTGFGPGDADLTRWAALTVWDSPAAAADFDDSSVGRAWARIARAQARVDLRPLTSRGEWSGQRPFGEPSGGRVTGPVLALTRARLRVRRAATFWRAVPPVAAALRDAPGLLARFGVGEAPLGWQGTVSVWRDPTDLVAFAYRHPEHRAAIMRTPTAGWYAEELFARFEVRDVIGDRTVLGWVSDGGPATVKGGRA, encoded by the coding sequence GTGAGCGAGCGGAGCGAGCGAACCAGCAGGCACAGCAGCGCGGCTCCGGAGCTGGTCACCCTGCACGTGTGGCGGACCGCCCGTGGCGCGCTGCCCCGGGCGCTGACCCGGATGGCGGTGGACCCGCGCCGGCTGCGGGCCCTCCCGGGCGTCCGGTTCGGCAAGCTGCTGGGCACCGGGACCGGCACCGGCTTCGGGCCGGGCGACGCCGACCTGACCCGGTGGGCGGCGCTGACCGTCTGGGACTCCCCCGCCGCGGCTGCCGACTTCGACGACTCGTCGGTCGGGCGCGCCTGGGCGCGCATCGCCCGCGCCCAGGCCCGGGTCGACCTGCGTCCGCTGACCAGCCGGGGCGAGTGGTCCGGCCAGCGGCCGTTCGGCGAGCCCTCCGGCGGCCGGGTCACCGGCCCGGTGCTGGCGCTGACCCGGGCCCGGTTGCGGGTCCGTCGGGCGGCCACCTTCTGGCGGGCGGTCCCCCCGGTGGCCGCCGCCCTGCGCGACGCGCCCGGTCTGCTGGCCCGGTTCGGGGTCGGGGAGGCGCCACTGGGTTGGCAGGGCACGGTGAGCGTGTGGCGCGACCCTACGGACCTGGTGGCGTTCGCGTACCGTCACCCGGAGCACCGGGCGGCGATCATGCGAACCCCCACCGCGGGTTGGTACGCCGAGGAGCTGTTCGCCCGGTTCGAGGTGCGCGACGTGATCGGCGACCGGACGGTGCTCGGATGGGTCAGCGACGGCGGCCCGGCAACGGTGAAGGGTGGACGGGCATGA
- a CDS encoding GNAT family N-acetyltransferase, translated as MRLVRWTPDDLVRRLDDVVAVYGEAMGYRTDLLEARRGYIATHVRRPGFRAVASLTSEGHLAGFGYGYLGASGQWWHDQVHRALDARTRTRWLTHCFEVVELHVRPPAQGHGLGTGQLRALLGMAEGDTTLLSTPEADEQTSRAWRLYRRFGFVDVLRNFHFPGDERPFGVLGRDLPVEPPAS; from the coding sequence ATGAGGTTGGTGCGCTGGACGCCGGACGATCTCGTCCGGCGGCTGGACGACGTGGTGGCCGTCTACGGCGAGGCGATGGGGTACCGCACCGACCTGCTGGAGGCCCGGCGCGGCTACATCGCCACCCACGTCCGCCGACCGGGTTTCCGGGCGGTCGCCAGCCTGACCAGCGAGGGTCACCTCGCCGGCTTCGGCTACGGCTACCTGGGCGCCTCCGGGCAGTGGTGGCACGACCAGGTGCACCGAGCGCTGGACGCCCGGACCCGTACGCGCTGGCTCACCCACTGCTTCGAGGTGGTCGAGCTGCATGTCCGGCCACCGGCTCAGGGGCACGGCCTGGGCACCGGCCAACTGCGCGCGCTGCTCGGCATGGCCGAGGGCGACACCACGCTGCTGTCCACCCCGGAGGCCGACGAGCAGACCTCGCGGGCCTGGCGGTTGTACCGGCGGTTCGGCTTCGTCGACGTGCTGCGCAACTTCCACTTCCCCGGCGACGAGCGACCGTTCGGCGTACTCGGTCGGGACCTGCCGGTCGAGCCACCGGCGTCATGA
- a CDS encoding carotenoid biosynthesis protein produces MTRRISWTLLAVLVLAQICYPLTTGATRAGLTVATVVLGWLLSVGHALLSRGPRVAAALVAVATGGGFAIEAIGVATGVPFGSYDYSGELGPKLAGVPLIIPLAWTWMAWPAWLAAVRLTGGAGATAGRWVGRIALATVGLAAWDLFLDPQMVAEGYWVWRDATPALPGLPGIPVSNYLGWLLFAVLMMSALRPLAGPTVEHTDRRDHPMVALYLWTYFSSILAHAVFLDLPASALWGAAGMSVTAVPLAVTLLRARRGRDSVFGDHQPHRTGVDATR; encoded by the coding sequence ATGACCCGGCGGATCTCCTGGACGCTGCTCGCCGTCCTGGTGCTCGCCCAGATCTGCTACCCGCTCACCACCGGCGCCACCAGGGCCGGGCTCACCGTGGCCACCGTCGTCCTCGGTTGGCTGCTCTCGGTCGGCCACGCGCTGCTCAGCCGGGGTCCCCGGGTCGCGGCGGCGCTGGTCGCGGTCGCCACCGGCGGCGGGTTCGCGATCGAGGCGATCGGGGTGGCCACCGGTGTGCCGTTCGGCAGTTACGACTACTCCGGCGAGTTGGGTCCCAAGCTGGCCGGGGTGCCGTTGATCATTCCGCTGGCCTGGACCTGGATGGCCTGGCCGGCCTGGCTGGCGGCGGTCCGGCTGACCGGCGGCGCCGGGGCGACGGCCGGCCGGTGGGTGGGGAGGATCGCGCTGGCCACGGTGGGGCTGGCCGCCTGGGACCTCTTCCTCGATCCACAGATGGTGGCGGAGGGGTACTGGGTCTGGCGGGACGCCACTCCGGCGTTGCCCGGCCTGCCCGGCATCCCGGTCAGCAACTACCTGGGCTGGCTGCTCTTCGCGGTGCTGATGATGAGCGCGCTGCGCCCGTTGGCCGGGCCGACCGTCGAGCACACCGACCGGCGGGACCACCCGATGGTCGCGCTCTACCTGTGGACGTACTTCTCCAGCATCCTGGCCCACGCCGTCTTCCTCGACCTGCCCGCCTCGGCGCTCTGGGGCGCCGCCGGCATGTCGGTGACCGCCGTGCCGCTGGCGGTGACCCTGCTGCGTGCCCGTCGGGGCCGTGACTCCGTCTTCGGCGACCACCAGCCGCATCGCACCGGCGTCGACGCGACCCGATGA
- a CDS encoding glycosyltransferase: protein MTVLLALLIAVAALTGHTWLNAAGWLRRPTDRPGQVDEPVAVLLPLRDEAARVTGCLRALLAQRGVPGLRVVVLDDGSTDGTADVVRAVVGDDPRVTLLTGVAPPPGWLGKPHACWQLATRADPDATALVFVDADVVLAPHAIAAAVTELRAAGVTLLSPYPRIVVATAADRLVQPLLQWLWLTFLPLRAMERSPRPSLAAAGGQFLVLDRAGYTAAGGHAVVADRILEDVELARAVKRAGGRIALADGSRLATCRMYDDWPQLRDGYSKSLWASFGHPGAAAAVVASLLLLYTAPPLIALGLASTAPRVSMVALIAYLLGVVGRVLTARATGGRWWPDALAHPVSVVVLGWLTLRSYHLRKRRRLTWRGRPVS, encoded by the coding sequence ATGACCGTCCTGCTCGCCCTGCTGATCGCCGTCGCCGCGTTGACCGGGCACACCTGGCTCAACGCCGCCGGGTGGCTGCGCCGACCCACGGACCGACCCGGTCAGGTCGACGAGCCGGTCGCGGTGCTGCTGCCGCTGCGCGACGAGGCCGCCCGCGTCACCGGCTGCCTGCGTGCCCTGCTCGCCCAGCGTGGCGTGCCCGGGCTGCGCGTCGTGGTCCTCGACGACGGGTCGACCGACGGCACCGCCGACGTGGTCCGCGCGGTGGTCGGCGACGACCCGCGGGTCACGCTGCTCACCGGGGTCGCCCCGCCGCCGGGCTGGCTGGGCAAGCCGCACGCCTGCTGGCAGTTGGCCACCCGGGCCGACCCGGACGCCACCGCGCTGGTCTTCGTCGACGCCGACGTGGTGCTCGCCCCGCACGCGATCGCGGCGGCCGTCACCGAGCTGCGCGCCGCCGGCGTGACGTTGCTGTCCCCGTACCCCCGGATCGTGGTGGCGACGGCGGCCGACCGGCTGGTGCAGCCGCTGCTGCAGTGGCTCTGGTTGACGTTCCTGCCGCTGCGCGCGATGGAACGCTCGCCGCGGCCGTCGCTGGCCGCGGCGGGCGGACAGTTCCTGGTGCTGGACCGGGCCGGCTACACCGCCGCCGGCGGGCACGCCGTGGTCGCCGACAGGATCCTGGAGGACGTCGAGCTGGCCCGGGCGGTCAAGCGGGCCGGTGGCCGGATCGCCCTGGCCGACGGTTCCCGGCTGGCCACCTGCCGGATGTACGACGACTGGCCGCAACTGCGCGACGGCTACTCGAAGTCGCTCTGGGCGTCGTTCGGGCACCCGGGCGCCGCCGCGGCCGTGGTGGCGTCGCTGCTGCTGCTCTACACCGCCCCGCCGCTGATCGCGCTGGGGCTCGCCTCGACAGCTCCCCGGGTGTCAATGGTTGCGCTCATCGCATACCTGCTGGGCGTGGTCGGGCGGGTGCTCACCGCGCGGGCGACCGGGGGCCGGTGGTGGCCCGACGCGCTCGCACACCCCGTGTCGGTCGTGGTCCTCGGTTGGCTGACCCTGCGGTCGTACCATCTGCGAAAGCGACGCCGCCTGACCTGGCGGGGCCGCCCGGTCAGCTAG
- a CDS encoding phytoene desaturase family protein produces MARIVVVGAGVGGLATAARLAATGHQVTVFERADTVGGKLGRYAHDTPAGSFHYDTGPSLLTLPEVFQDLFEATGAKLDEYLDLVPLDPIVRHVFPGGGPTLDSCADPVEFATRIGAAFGDRAAADWQRLWRRAERVWHASERDILRRTVDSPRDLASLAWRVGDLAAIAPGRTLRGLGRRHLSDPRLRMLLDRYATYTGADPRRAPAALVAVPYAELTFGGWYLRGGLGTLADALLTRCLDLGVVVQTDATVTRIDATGGRVHGVRLAGVTAPVPADVVVANTDALTVYRDLLPHPRRLAGLTDRSLAGFVLLLGVSGSTGLAHHNVFFPDDYDAEFDAVFGDPGRGVRARPAADPTVFVTVADDPMVRPAGHEAWFVLVNAPRHGTAAGAVDWRRPGLADAYADRILDVLARRGVDVRDRLLFREIRTPADLDVATGAPGGSIYGTAGGLLRPANRGPVNGLWLVGGSTHPGGGLPMVTLSAQIVADEIGPAW; encoded by the coding sequence ATGGCGCGGATCGTGGTCGTCGGCGCCGGGGTGGGTGGCCTCGCCACCGCCGCCCGGCTCGCCGCCACCGGGCACCAGGTGACCGTCTTCGAACGCGCCGACACGGTCGGTGGCAAGCTCGGCCGGTACGCGCACGACACGCCGGCCGGGTCGTTCCACTACGACACCGGGCCGAGCCTGCTCACTCTGCCCGAGGTCTTCCAGGACCTGTTCGAGGCGACCGGGGCGAAGCTCGACGAGTACCTGGACCTGGTTCCACTGGACCCGATCGTCCGGCACGTCTTCCCCGGCGGCGGGCCGACACTGGACTCGTGCGCCGACCCGGTGGAGTTCGCCACCCGGATCGGGGCCGCCTTCGGTGACCGGGCGGCGGCCGACTGGCAGCGGCTGTGGCGGCGGGCCGAACGGGTGTGGCACGCCTCCGAGCGGGACATTCTGCGCCGTACCGTCGACTCCCCCCGCGATCTCGCGTCGCTGGCCTGGCGGGTCGGTGACCTGGCCGCCATCGCCCCGGGCCGCACGCTGCGCGGGTTGGGCCGCCGGCACCTGTCCGACCCACGGCTGCGGATGCTGCTGGACCGGTACGCCACCTACACCGGCGCCGACCCGCGGCGGGCGCCGGCGGCGCTGGTCGCGGTCCCGTACGCCGAGCTGACCTTCGGCGGTTGGTATCTGCGCGGCGGGTTGGGCACGCTCGCCGACGCGCTGCTGACCCGCTGCCTGGACCTCGGCGTGGTCGTGCAGACCGACGCCACGGTGACCCGGATCGACGCGACCGGCGGTCGAGTGCACGGGGTACGCCTCGCCGGCGTCACCGCGCCGGTGCCCGCCGACGTGGTGGTGGCCAACACCGACGCGCTCACCGTCTACCGTGACCTGCTGCCGCACCCGCGCCGGCTGGCCGGGCTGACCGACCGCAGCCTCGCCGGCTTCGTGCTGCTGCTCGGCGTCTCCGGCAGCACCGGGCTGGCCCACCACAACGTCTTCTTCCCCGACGACTACGACGCGGAGTTCGACGCGGTCTTCGGCGACCCCGGGCGGGGTGTGCGGGCCCGGCCGGCGGCCGACCCGACGGTGTTCGTCACCGTGGCCGACGACCCGATGGTCCGCCCGGCCGGGCATGAGGCGTGGTTCGTGCTGGTCAACGCACCCCGCCACGGCACCGCAGCGGGGGCGGTCGACTGGCGACGCCCGGGGCTGGCCGACGCGTACGCCGACCGGATCCTGGACGTGCTGGCGCGGCGCGGTGTGGACGTGCGTGACCGGCTGCTGTTCCGGGAGATCCGCACCCCGGCCGACCTGGACGTGGCGACCGGTGCGCCCGGTGGCTCGATCTACGGCACCGCCGGTGGCCTGCTCCGCCCCGCCAACCGGGGCCCGGTGAACGGGCTGTGGCTGGTGGGCGGCTCCACCCACCCGGGCGGCGGGCTACCGATGGTGACTCTCTCCGCGCAGATCGTCGCCGACGAGATCGGCCCCGCCTGGTAG